The following nucleotide sequence is from Tardiphaga alba.
GCGGGTTAGTCCTCATCACCCACTTACTGAGCTTGCAAACGAGTCTGGGTGCCGGCTTTGGTTCGATCTTCGTCAACCAGAATCCGGCCATCATCCAGTACGGCAATGGAATCACAAACGCTGCCAGCGTCGTCGGGGATGGCAGCGACACTCAGTTCGATGTCTCTACAGGAACAGCGACGCAGTCCGGTGTCATATCGACCCAAGGCGGTACGTGGTCGGTTAACAAAACCGGCGGTGGAACGCTCATCCTAGGTGCGGCGAACACCTATACTGGCGCGACAAACGTTATCGGAGGTACGCTGCAGGCCGCAGCGACAAACGCTTTCGGCGTTGGAAGCGCTGTGAACGTCTCGGCAGGGGCATTACTGGCGCTGGACGGATACAATCAGACGATCGGCTCTCTCGGCGGCGGCGGCGTGGTGTCGTTGGGTACAGCAACGCTCACGGCAGGCGGCGACAATAGCAGCACGTTCCTTACGGGATATCTCACTGGCAACGGCGGGCTAACGAAGATCGGTACTGGGACGATGAGGCTGTCTGGCCCCAACAGCTACGCTGGCGCGACCTCTGTTGCAGCGGGTACCCTACAAGCCACCGCCGCAGGGGCATTCAGCAGCGCGAGCGCGTTCAACGTAGCCGCAGGTGCAACGTTGAATCTCGATGGATACAACCAGAATATTGGCTCCGTTGCGGGTGCTGGCGCAGTTTCGCTTGGCACTGGCCGACTGAATGCAGGCAGCGACAACGCGTCGTCGATGTTGTCCGGTGTTGTGTCGGGTGGAGGCGGCCTGACAAAGTCGGGAACCGGGACGCTGACCTTGTCGGGAGTGAATACCTATACGAACACGACGGTCGTGAATGCCGGTACGCTCAGCGTCAATGGTTCCATCGCTTCGTCTTCGATGACGACCGTCAATGCCGGCGGCACGCTCGGCGGCAACGGCACCGTCGGCAACACCATGATCGATGGCGGCACGCTGTCGCCGGGTAACTCCATCGGTCTGCTGACGGTGCAGGGCAATCTCTCGCTGACGGCGGCATCGAGCTACATGGTGGAGGTCTCGCCGACCAATGCCGATCGCGTCGATGTCATCGGCACGGCGACGCTTGGCAATGCGACGGTCCATGCGCATTTCGCGCCCGGCAGCTATGTCGCCCGGCAATACACGATCCTGAATGCGACCCTTGGTGTCAGCGGGACCTTCGGCGCGCAGGTCAACACCGACCTGCCGTCGAACTTCAGTTCGACCCTGACTTACGATACCAACAATGCGTATCTCAATCTGGCGCTGAGTTTCGATCCGGGTTTTGGTGGCGGTCTGAATAGCAACCAGCAAGCCGTCGCGAAGACGCTGACGGATGTCTTCAATCGCACCGGCGGCATTCCGCTGGCGTTTGCCGGGCTGAACGCCGCGGGCCTGACGCAGGCCGCCGGCGAGCTCGGCACCGGCAGCCAGCAGACCGCGTTCGATGCGATGAACCTGTTCATGGGCGTCATGAGCGATCCCTTCACGGCAGGGCGTGATGTCGCCTCAAGCGGTGCTGCGTCCTATGCAGACGACGCCATGGCCTATGCCGGCAAGCGGAGCAGGACCGATGCCTTCGCGTTGATGCATCGCAAGGCACCGCTGCCTGCGCCGGTTTTCCAGGAACGCTGGAACGTCTGGGTCGCGGGTTTTGGCGGATCGCGTGGCACCGATGGCAGCGCGGTTGCCGGATCCAACGATACCACGTCGCGCATCTTTGGCACGGCGGTCGGCGCCGATTATTGGTTCTCGCCGAACACCATTGCGGGCTTCTCGCTGGCCGGCGGCGGCACCAGTTTCTCGGTGACTGGCGGTGGCGCCGGTCGCTCCGATCTGTTCCAGGCCGGCGCCGTCGTGCGTCACTCCGTCGGTTCGGCTTACGTCACCGCGGCCGCGGCCTATGGCTGGCAGGACGTCACCACCGAACGCACCGTGGCTGCTGCAGGATTCGAGCGCCTGCGCGCGCAGTTCAATGCCAACAGCTATTCCGGCCGCATCGAGGCGGGCACTCGCGTGGTCGCATCGTGGCTGGGTGGCGTCGGTCTCACGCCCTATGCGGCCGCGCAGGTGACCGCGTTCGATCTGCCGTCCTATGCCGAAACCGAAACCGGAACCGGCGGGGCGACGACATTCGCGCTCGCCTATCGCGGCAAGACCGTCACGGCGACGCGCAGCGAACTCGGCATCCGCAGCGACAAGTCGTTCGCACTGACCAATGCCGTTCTCACGCTACGCGGCCGTGCCGCCTGGGCGCATGACTACTCGACGGATCGCGCCGTTGTGGCGACGTTCCAGGCATTGCCCGGCGCCAGCTTTGCCGTGAACGGCGCCGCGCAGGCGCGCAACGCCGCGCTGACGACGGCGTCGGCCGAGTTGACGTGGATGAACGGCTGGTCGGCCGCCACGACCTTCGAAGGTGAGTTCTCCGACATCGCGCGCAGCTATGCGGGTAAAGGGTTGGTGCGTTACAGCTGGTAGAAGAGGCAGATCTGCGAGCGGTCAGCTGAGCACTTACCGAGAAGCGAGTTATGGGGGCGCTGACGACAAACCTGTCTAAGAAGGCCCGCAAAAAGAGTGGCGGAAAGGCTTTTGGACTAGCGGACGATGTCCGCTCTTGGCGGATTGTGTTGAAAAACTCCCCTGTTGAGGTGGGGCGCCATCGCTGATTCAATCCCGCTATCGGCGGAGGCTGAATCGATGATGGGTCCGAAGCAGATTGATCAGGCGGCTCTGTTCTACGAGTTCTCGCTGGAGCGGCACGTACCATCCGCTCACATGCTGCGGAACCTCGACCGGTTCGTCGATCTGTCAGTCATTCGGAGCGAGTTGGCGCCATTCTACAGTTCGACCGGACGGCCATCGATTGATCCTGAGTTGCTCGTCTGGATGCTGCTGGTCGGTTATTGCTATGGCATCAAGTCGGAGCGTCGGTTGTGCGAGGGGGTTCACCTGAACCTCGCTTATCGCTGGTTTTGTCGTCTTGGCCTCGATGGTGAGGTGCCGGACCATTCGACCTTCTCCAAGAACAGACACGGTCGCTTCCGCGATTGCGATCTCCTGCGCAAGCTGTTCGAGACGGTAGTGCGGCGTTGCATGGCAGAAGGGCTGATCGACGGAACGGCCTTTGCCGTCGATGCCAGCCTGATCGCTGCCGACGCCAACAGGCAGCGATCCGCTGTAGGGTCGGAGGACCATGACTGGGACGCGCTTGCCCGGACGCGGCGGTCCGTCCGCGAGTACCTCGACACGCTGGACGAAGCGGCCTGGGGCGCGGCGAGCGAGACGATGCCGAAGTTCGTGTCCCGATCCGATCCGGCCGCGCAATGGACCGGGGCTCACAAAGGCCACGCCTTCTTTGCCTACGCCGACAATTACCTGATCGATCTGAAGGCTGCGATCATCGTCGATGTCGAGGCGACACGCGCCATTCGACAGGCCGAGGTCGGTGCGGCTCGCACGATGATTGAACGTACCGAGAAATGCTTCGGCATCCATCCCGAGCGTCTGGCTGCCGACAGCGCTTATGGCTCAGCGGACATGCTGGGGTGGCTGGTCAACCAGCCCGCAAGGTGCCGCGCTCGATCTACGAGAGTGCCAGGGACCTAGCGCGCGGGATTGCAAGGACAGAAGACTATGTAAAGTCGCGGCGCGAACGCAAGAAGATCGAGATGTTGTTCGCCCATCTGAAGCGTATCCTGCGCCTCGACCGGCTTCGTCTGAGAGGTCCTTGCGGTGCTCGCGACGAGTTCCAACTCGCCGCCACCGCTCAGAACCTTCGAAAGCTGGCAAAACTGATCCCGGCGCCAACTCCAATGCCCATCTGAACTGGGGCAGACGCTCGCGTGCCGCCCCACTGTGCACACCTCGACAGACAACTCGCCGACTTCTTCAACACAATCGGCGCAAAGCGGGCGTGCGCGCTGATGTCGCTTAGCGCGTTTGGTTGTGATGCAGCTCGAATAAGCCCTCAGGCCGGAGCGAGCCTCTCTGAGTAGATTTGCATTAGCGGGTTAGGGCGAGGTAGCCCAATGTGGAAGAACGCGCATAGGCGTTTGCCTGAGCAATCGTCAGCAGAGATAGTTTTGCAAGCCGGGTCGTCAGACCGTCGATGCCCTTGCCTCGCGAGGCTACTGGAATGGCTCAATGGTGATGTAAGTATCGGAGCCATCGTCGGTTTGCTCGGCGCGATATTGAAGATCTATCTTCTGATCCCGTTCGCGGAGCATTGTATCCTGAATTTGTTGCGTGCCCGCGTTTGCTGCCTTCTGCTCAAGCCCCGCTTTGACCTCTGCACTAAGTTTCAAACGCAGCACCAGCTCTGCTTGGCAGGCACAACGTGTCGGCTCTGAGCGCGAGGTACGGATGCTGCGCAGGTCGTATTCGCTGTTTTTCACATCGTAGATGACGGATAGCCCATAATTCTGCTGAAGCTGCTCGGCGACGAGCTTCTTAACCGTCGCTGTGACGGCTGGGTCGGAGCATTTGGGGCCGGACTTTGAACAAGCTGCCATCCCAACCGTCGCGGTGACTAGCATCGCGACAGCCGCCCGGCGCGGGAAAGTGTTCAATCTCATAATCATCATGTCAGCGATCCTGGGATCAAATTTGTGCGTCGTAAGCGCGAGCCAAGCACCACGCCGGGCGAAGCGGCCGTCTGCGTTGCGCTCAGGCCGGCCGCCTCGGAAACCGGGCGCGCGTTAGGTTGCTTCCGTTGCCGCCTCAGGGTGCAGTAATGCGACCGATTTTCGGGGCCGTGAAAATCGAGGTAGGTCGGGGTAGCCCGTCCAATTGAGGCCCAGCCTGTCGTTCGTATCGACCGAGACGACCTTCGCAGCGTAGTAGGCGTCATCGCCGTCATCGCCCTTCGCGAGGACCACGCTGCCGATCTGAATGTCGGCAAAGTTGGCAGGCTGCTTGGCACCGCCCTTGGGGGCCGGGGGCTCGTCAGCGCCACTTCCGCCGGGCGGGCTGCCTTTGCCTGCCCCGTCGCCGGCTCCGCCCTCAGCGGGCTTCGCTGAAGCTTTGAGGGGCGGCGGGTCATCGCTCAAGCCGGCGGTTGCGAGCAGCTTGTGGTAGAGCGAGATCGGCACCCACGGCGCAAACCCAGATCCGCTTTTGAATGGCCGTCCCTTAGGGAGGTCGGCACTCAAATCCAGAAGCGCTGCGCTTTCCGCTGCAACGGTTCGCATCCCCATCAGTCCGGCTGCCCGTTCGACATCAGCAGCCGGTAGGCCGTCAAATATCGAGCCGTGCGGCCGGCCCCGCTCATCTCTCCCAAACAGGATGATCGGGGCGTGCCGGCTAATTTCAAGTGAAACGGTCTGCATGCTGTTGGCTCCAAAAATGAAGAAGGCGGCCCGAAGGCCGCCGCTGAAGACTTTTCGACTACCGCTAAGCTGCGAGTCGGCAGGCGTACGGCCCGCAAAAAATCATATATAGGATTTTAATCTGCGTGTCAAGTTGGCACACTTCGACGCGCGCGTGAGCTCACCTGCGGCAACGTTGAGCCACAGGTTTTGGCAAACCCGCGTTGCACTCTGGCTTTTGAATTGCTGCGGCCAGACAGGTGGTACTGGTTCCCGAAAGCCATGGCATGAAGGCGCTCAACGCCTCGGACCCTGTTGGCCTTTCCTTTCTTAGCGCTCAATTGCAAGGATCGGACGACGACCAGCTTAGGAGCTGCGTCTTACTGCGAGTTGTCGTTCTGTGCGGGCGGCGTTTGGGGAGCGGGCATTGAAAGCAAGGCCATGCGGATCAACTTAGCCACCATTGGAAGGCCTAGTTCCTCGGCCTTATCGCAGCAAAGCGTCAGGTCATTGGTGAGAAACTTCAACTGAGCGTCTCGGATAACGATTCTGGTCACGGGTCTTCTCTCGATCCGAGAGAACCGCCCCCGTATCTAATTATACGATATAACTACTATGGAAGGGGTGATACCGGATTTCGCGCTGCGCCGCACGCGGTAAGTGTGCAATACTGCTCTGCACGTGGAACTCGCATGGAAGCGACCGCAGTGGTCGCGGGAATGCAGTTCCCAGGAATTTTTGAGATGTCATCCCTGCCGAAGCTCACGGCTCGATCTCGCGCCTATCGCCTCAAAGCATCTGGTCTTGCCCAGATCATCAGGAAAGCCCCGACCATGAGGATCTCTATGCGCTGATGAGACAGGCGCTCTCCTGGATACAACTCGCCGAGAATGAGGAGGCTTTGCAGGCGGCCGATGAAGCGTCTGCGGTGGTGCTGACGCTCCCGACAGAAGTCTTGCCTCACTAGCTAACCACGCTCTGGTTCGCGTGCGTGCGCCACGCTCATTGCCGCCTCTTACAAAAGCCGTCAATTATCTTGAGCTATAGGCCGATCTGGTCGCGAATCGACCTGAGCCCCAGCGGGGTTTTCGACCGAAGGTGGATACGTCCCGTAGCCGGCCGTAACCTTCTCGCCATCGAATATCAGGACCTCACTAACGAGTACGTCTTTCTGATTTCGATACTCGATGACCACGATGCCGACACCTTGAAACACATTCTCAATGGTGAAGCGAAGGTCAGGAACGCGATTCAGGGCGACTGTCCAATATTCCCGAAGGGCGGCCTTGCCACTGATAACGCCGGAGCTGCCCGGTAACATCGCGGCAGCGATTGGTGACGCAAACCGAACATCCTCGTGAAAATGCGCGAGGACGGCTTCAACGTCATGTGCATTCCACGCTTTCAGTTCTTCAAGTTATACTCGGCGGATCGTGTCCGGCGCTTCGCGGAAGTCTTGGCGTTCGCCGGCGGCCTTCGCTAGATAAACAACATGGCAATGAGACTTACCCGGCGTCCGCGTCGGAAGAATCTAAATATCCATTAAATATCTGACAAGGCTCATGAATCAGGTCTGCCCGCGCGGGTCCGAATCCGAAAATCGTCCGACCAACGAAAAACGCCGCCGGCGGGTGCCGGCGGCGTGGTGGCGGGGAGGGCGGGTGCCCGGGGCCTAGTGGCGGGTCAGCACGGCGTCCATGTGGACGTGACCGAGGGGCTGCACCGCGGCCGAGTCGGAGTGGTTGTAGCGGGTCCGCAGGCTCTGCACGGAGATGCCGACGATCGCCGAGATGACCGAGGCCGACACGCCCTGTTCGATGAGCGCGGTGATGCAGGTGTGGCGCAACGTGTGGACGACGACGTCCTCGATGCCCAGATCCCGCATGGCCTGACAGAACGTGTCGCTGAGCCAGTCGCCGGCGGGCTCGCCGTCGTGGCGGCGGAAGACGTACCGCTCGCGGGCGGCCGCATCCCTCTCGGCCCAGCCGCGGACCTCCTTCAGGAGGACCGGGGAGAGCAGCACGGCCGGCGCCGCCTTGAGCGCGGGCGCCTTCGTGCCGGGCGAGCAGCGGTGCATGATGCCCGTCCCGACGTCGATGTGGCCGAACTTGGCGGTCCGCTTCCAGGCCATCTTCGCGAACTTGCCGCCCCGGGTGCCCGTCGGGAGGCCTAGCGTCAGGACGCGATAGACCATCTCCCGGCGGTTGCGTTCGATGCAGGAGAGCGGTCCGCCCGGCGACCACGTGTCGGTCTCCGGGTCGTAGTTCTCGGTGCCGGTCGACCAGCGCCGGACCCTGTCGCGCTCGAAACCCTCAAGCACGCGGTCCCGGCCGTCCGGCTCCTTGCCGGGGCCGAAGGGAAGGACCAGCGGGGCGGAGTGGTCGTTGCACCATGTCCGGATCGCGGTCCGCATGGCCTTCCGCGACGCATGGACCACGCTTGCGGCGTAGGTCCTGCGCATCCTGCGCTCGATCGCGGCGAACACCTTGCCGGTGAGAGCCCCCAGCTTCATGCCCTCGATGTGGGGGCGGAGCCGCCCGAGCCGCTCGGTATCGTTCTTGAGGGCGTGGGTGGCGTCGCCGGAGATCTGCGACACGTGGTAGTCCATGATGTCCGTGCACAAGGTACGGCGCGGGTCGAAGATGCCCTCCTGACGGGCCTCGGTCTGCATCCCGAAGAGCATGAAGGCGTCTTCGGCCTTCTGCTTGTCGCGGGTCTTGCAGGACTTGACGTACACGGAATGGTTGCGGATCACATAGATACCGCTTTTGCGCTGGAACAGGTTGAAGTGGTCGGGCTTTTCACCGTCGACGACCTGCGGGAAGGCTGCCGCCGCGGAAAGTCCCCCGCGACGCAGTTCACTTTGGACGAACGTCATGCTATTCTCTAGCTCCCTGGCGCGCACACGTGTTGTGCTTGGACGCTGATGCGTGTCCGCGCCTACCGACGGCCCTGCCGAGAAATCGGCGGGGCCGTTGCCTTTCCGGAGGACTGCCCCAGCGGCTCATCCGCCCAGGTTCCTCCGGATATTCTCGCCGGCGACATGCCGGCGTGAAACAATCGATTGCCGGTTCCGGCTCGTTTGGCAACAGAAAAAACGACGTGGCCGCCGCGGCCCGTCCGGACGCAACCTACTGCGAATACTATCGAATACTGGGCCGACCGAGCGACCTCAATCGCCCGGCGACGGCTCTCTGGACTGTCGGGCGACGTCCGCCATCGCAAGGATCGCGCGCTTCGTGGTCAGCAGTTTGCGGGCGATCATCGTGGTTTCAAGGATTCGATTTCGGTAGGCATGCCGCAGCGAACTTTCGGACAACGGTCCCTGCGGGAAAAACAAGGCCGCCGCTTCGGCCAGGGTGAGGACTTCGGTTTCGCTCCACGCGGCCGGGTCGGGCCGGGCGGCGACGCGCGGCGGAATCTTTCTCATCGCTGGCTCTCCTTTTCGTGTTTTGGATCCTTGTCGTCCGCCTCGGGTTCAGCCCGGCTCAGCAGCGGTCCGAATACCTGTCGACGGCATCCATGCGGCGGACGTCCACCGGAGCGCCGTCCCTGCCGTAGACCTCGCTGCGGAGGTACGCCCGCTCGCCTTCGAGCTCGTTATCGCCGATATCGACAGACCAGGCCTTCGCCCGGCCCACCGCGCCGGGGTCCCACCGGTAGCCTCGCCTCTTGAGGCATTCCCGCATTTCGAAGGGGGCCCCGACCGCGCGTACCCGCCAGCGGGTCGCGCGGGCCGAGTCCAGCAGCAGTCCGAGGCCGGTCCGGCCGCTGCGCGGCAGCGTGCGGGAGAGCAGCTCGAGGCCCGCCCGGCAGTCGTTGACCGCCCGGTGCCCGTCGTGGAACAGGCCGGCCGCCGCGAGGAGCTGACCGAGCTTTGCGCCCTCCGCGAATCCTTCCGCGACCCATGGGACCTCGCGCCACGAACACGCCCAGGGAAGCCGCGCGAACGCGCCGCAGAACCGCTCGGCGAACGGCCGGTCGAAGGACGCGTTGTGCGCGATGACCAGCCCGGCATCGCCGAGGAAGGATTCGATCTCCGCGGGATCGATCGACAGGCCGGCGACGGCCGCGTCGTCGATGCCGGTCAGGGCCGCGACCGCGGGCGGGATCGGGCGGCCGGGATCGCGGAGGCGGTCGAAGGATTCGTGGACCGCGAAGATGCGTCCGTCGGCCGAGCAGTCGAACGGCACCATCGCGATCTCGATGATCTCGTCGACGGCGGGATCAAGACCCGTGGTCTCGACGTCCAGATAGACCGCCCGCGTGACGGGCGCCCCGTCCGGCTCGGCGAAGGCCGCGAACGGCAGCAGCCGGCGAAGGATTCG
It contains:
- a CDS encoding tyrosine-type recombinase/integrase, with the translated sequence MTFVQSELRRGGLSAAAAFPQVVDGEKPDHFNLFQRKSGIYVIRNHSVYVKSCKTRDKQKAEDAFMLFGMQTEARQEGIFDPRRTLCTDIMDYHVSQISGDATHALKNDTERLGRLRPHIEGMKLGALTGKVFAAIERRMRRTYAASVVHASRKAMRTAIRTWCNDHSAPLVLPFGPGKEPDGRDRVLEGFERDRVRRWSTGTENYDPETDTWSPGGPLSCIERNRREMVYRVLTLGLPTGTRGGKFAKMAWKRTAKFGHIDVGTGIMHRCSPGTKAPALKAAPAVLLSPVLLKEVRGWAERDAAARERYVFRRHDGEPAGDWLSDTFCQAMRDLGIEDVVVHTLRHTCITALIEQGVSASVISAIVGISVQSLRTRYNHSDSAAVQPLGHVHMDAVLTRH
- a CDS encoding 3'-5' exonuclease; the protein is MDAAEVEIGLARGMTGSIMNLETHRSGLDRVARVLESTGEYRILRRLLPFAAFAEPDGAPVTRAVYLDVETTGLDPAVDEIIEIAMVPFDCSADGRIFAVHESFDRLRDPGRPIPPAVAALTGIDDAAVAGLSIDPAEIESFLGDAGLVIAHNASFDRPFAERFCGAFARLPWACSWREVPWVAEGFAEGAKLGQLLAAAGLFHDGHRAVNDCRAGLELLSRTLPRSGRTGLGLLLDSARATRWRVRAVGAPFEMRECLKRRGYRWDPGAVGRAKAWSVDIGDNELEGERAYLRSEVYGRDGAPVDVRRMDAVDRYSDRC
- a CDS encoding autotransporter outer membrane beta-barrel domain-containing protein translates to MEMLSAITGRVSRHALFVSTAIVTLPFLLANSAQGQAIWGGTGSNTTTSDYNTDTNWSNPPGVAPIAAASSAQFNGTGTPSVVVGTGPITPDSWTFNSGGYTVSGQAVNFNGGGTNLTQNGGNNSIANNLTGNEAVVSGGTLTLSGTNSFNSVRLDGGVLIVADNDNIGAGVGGLTLNGGLLRLVGTFGTNSAISVTSSSRIDTNGSSITLNGSLSGSSTLSKSGGGSLTLGASLDTSAYSGGLVLITHLLSLQTSLGAGFGSIFVNQNPAIIQYGNGITNAASVVGDGSDTQFDVSTGTATQSGVISTQGGTWSVNKTGGGTLILGAANTYTGATNVIGGTLQAAATNAFGVGSAVNVSAGALLALDGYNQTIGSLGGGGVVSLGTATLTAGGDNSSTFLTGYLTGNGGLTKIGTGTMRLSGPNSYAGATSVAAGTLQATAAGAFSSASAFNVAAGATLNLDGYNQNIGSVAGAGAVSLGTGRLNAGSDNASSMLSGVVSGGGGLTKSGTGTLTLSGVNTYTNTTVVNAGTLSVNGSIASSSMTTVNAGGTLGGNGTVGNTMIDGGTLSPGNSIGLLTVQGNLSLTAASSYMVEVSPTNADRVDVIGTATLGNATVHAHFAPGSYVARQYTILNATLGVSGTFGAQVNTDLPSNFSSTLTYDTNNAYLNLALSFDPGFGGGLNSNQQAVAKTLTDVFNRTGGIPLAFAGLNAAGLTQAAGELGTGSQQTAFDAMNLFMGVMSDPFTAGRDVASSGAASYADDAMAYAGKRSRTDAFALMHRKAPLPAPVFQERWNVWVAGFGGSRGTDGSAVAGSNDTTSRIFGTAVGADYWFSPNTIAGFSLAGGGTSFSVTGGGAGRSDLFQAGAVVRHSVGSAYVTAAAAYGWQDVTTERTVAAAGFERLRAQFNANSYSGRIEAGTRVVASWLGGVGLTPYAAAQVTAFDLPSYAETETGTGGATTFALAYRGKTVTATRSELGIRSDKSFALTNAVLTLRGRAAWAHDYSTDRAVVATFQALPGASFAVNGAAQARNAALTTASAELTWMNGWSAATTFEGEFSDIARSYAGKGLVRYSW
- a CDS encoding nuclear transport factor 2 family protein, producing the protein MKAWNAHDVEAVLAHFHEDVRFASPIAAAMLPGSSGVISGKAALREYWTVALNRVPDLRFTIENVFQGVGIVVIEYRNQKDVLVSEVLIFDGEKVTAGYGTYPPSVENPAGAQVDSRPDRPIAQDN
- a CDS encoding tudor domain-containing protein, producing the protein MQTVSLEISRHAPIILFGRDERGRPHGSIFDGLPAADVERAAGLMGMRTVAAESAALLDLSADLPKGRPFKSGSGFAPWVPISLYHKLLATAGLSDDPPPLKASAKPAEGGAGDGAGKGSPPGGSGADEPPAPKGGAKQPANFADIQIGSVVLAKGDDGDDAYYAAKVVSVDTNDRLGLNWTGYPDLPRFSRPRKSVALLHPEAATEAT